The sequence CGGAAGACAAATTTGTACTGTATGTTTCTTCAGAGAAGTTTGTCAATCAATTCATGGATTCCATTAAAGATGGGAACGTAAAAAGCTTTACCAATTTTTACATGCAGGTGGATGTCTTGATCATCGATGATATCCAGTTTTTGGCAGGGAAAGACAGGACCCAGGAAATGTTCTTCCATATCTTCAACCACCTTCACCAAAGCAAAAAGCAAATCATCATGACCTCCGACTGCCCTCCCAGAGATCTCAAGGGGCTGGAGGAAAGGTTGCTTTCCCGTTTTAAATGGGGCCTCACCGCTGACCTTCACATGCCTGATTTCGAAACCAGGGTGGCCATCATCAAACGCAAAATGCAGTCTGAAGGAATTTACATCCCCGATGATGTGATCGAATATTTGGCCTACACCGTGGACACCAATATCCGGGAACTGGAGGGCGTATTGATTTCCCTGATCGCCCACGCCTCTCTAAACAGGGTGGAGATAGACCTTGGATTAGCCAAGACGATCATGAAGAACATCGTCAAGGACATCGAAACAGAGGTCGGGATTGACTTCATACAGAAAACGGTTTCAGACTATTACGGCATCAAACTGGACGACCTCAAAGCCAAAACCCGGAAAAAGGAAATAGTGGTCGCCAGGCAAGTGGCCATGTATTTTTCCAAGGAATTTACCAACCATTCCCTCAAATCCATCGGTTATCACTTTGGGGGCCGTGACCACAGTACGGTCATCCATGCCGTCCAAACCGTCAACGACCTAATGGAAACCGATACTTCCTTTAGAAATGCCATTAATGAGCAGCGCAAAAAATTCAAAATGAGGTCCTACTAACAAGTAGGACTTTTTTATGGTATCCAAACAATCCCGTCCAAATCCTTAAGGGGAAGGTGCAGCTCGGTCTGCCCCATGGAATACGGACCGATCTCATAACTATTATACATCAGGACCAACGAATCCTTTTCGTATCCCATCGCAGCAGGCAAAAAGAACTTCCCGTCCTGTAGGAAAAACCTGCCATCTTCTTCCAAACTCATGGCTGGAGCTACTTCATGAAACTCCCGAAATGCCTTTTCGGTCTTCTCCAGGAGCCTGGCCTGATCCAAGACGATCGCTTCGTTTTTCAGTAATTGCTGGTTCTTCAGGTCAAAATTCAAAAACATCACCGTATGATTTGGGTGTGCCCCACCGGTAAAACTGCTGTTGGTAAACACCAAGGACAAGGCTTGAGGGCCTTTAAAGGTCACGGTGGCCTTTGTCTCCAAAAACCAAGGCATGGAACCACTGGAATATGTCTCCGAAAACTCCTCAAAATCCTCGAGAAAACCGGCTGCCGCTTTTTCAAGCTTATCCGTCTTTACGGAATCCTCTCCCCACTGCAAGTACATCAACAGCTGTTCTTTGACATGGGTATTCAACCAAGCAGCCTGCTGCTCTGGCCCATTATAGAATTCCGGATATACCATCCGTACCTTGGCACAGGTACTATCCGTCCCCACACAGGACACCTTTTCCATGGATACTTGTTTGTGGGCCAATTCTAGCCTTTCATTGTTTTCTTGCTTTTCAGGGCTACACCCCATCAGCAGCAACAAAAGTCCTATAAAAGTGGAAAGTTTTAACATACCTATTCTTGTTCAATCTGACGCTTTAAAAAATGTATTTACCAAATTTCTTGCCACAGCAGCGGGCAGTTCCTTTGCATCCTTCACCTCTCCTAGCGCCTCCTCGATTTTGGTGACGACATGAGGATCTTGGTAAAACCGCTGTTCCAATGCTTTTTGGACATGGGCATAAAACCAATGGTTCCGCTGCGCTTTGCGGTTTTCCCCCAAGAAACCCGTTGCT comes from Echinicola vietnamensis DSM 17526 and encodes:
- the dnaA gene encoding chromosomal replication initiator protein DnaA, with amino-acid sequence MNSEAKAVWDECLRVIEEHVNEQSFSTWFKPINPVRLDGSVLTIQVPSQFFYEWLEDNYVQVLKLAIKNILGPNGKLEYAVVVDRGNSQNQPYVVSYPQGNISPNKKKNEKPVKEERRSPFEMQSLDSQALLKSNLNPNYTFNSYIEGDCNRLARSAGYAVATKPGVTSFNPLMIYGGVGLGKTHLIQAIGNEIKNGPEDKFVLYVSSEKFVNQFMDSIKDGNVKSFTNFYMQVDVLIIDDIQFLAGKDRTQEMFFHIFNHLHQSKKQIIMTSDCPPRDLKGLEERLLSRFKWGLTADLHMPDFETRVAIIKRKMQSEGIYIPDDVIEYLAYTVDTNIRELEGVLISLIAHASLNRVEIDLGLAKTIMKNIVKDIETEVGIDFIQKTVSDYYGIKLDDLKAKTRKKEIVVARQVAMYFSKEFTNHSLKSIGYHFGGRDHSTVIHAVQTVNDLMETDTSFRNAINEQRKKFKMRSY
- a CDS encoding DUF3298 and DUF4163 domain-containing protein, which translates into the protein MLKLSTFIGLLLLLMGCSPEKQENNERLELAHKQVSMEKVSCVGTDSTCAKVRMVYPEFYNGPEQQAAWLNTHVKEQLLMYLQWGEDSVKTDKLEKAAAGFLEDFEEFSETYSSGSMPWFLETKATVTFKGPQALSLVFTNSSFTGGAHPNHTVMFLNFDLKNQQLLKNEAIVLDQARLLEKTEKAFREFHEVAPAMSLEEDGRFFLQDGKFFLPAAMGYEKDSLVLMYNSYEIGPYSMGQTELHLPLKDLDGIVWIP